Sequence from the Paenibacillus tundrae genome:
AAATACGGTCAGCAGGACGTAAAAAGCGATTTTCACGCTGTAATCCTGCCAGCTTTCTTTGATTACCACATTACTTCACCTGCCTTTGACTTCTGTCAGATTTAGAAAAGAGCGGATTCCGGACTGAATTTCTTGGCCAGGCTATTCACCACGACAACCAATATGAATCCAACGAGGGATTGGAAGAAACCAACCGCGGCGGCCATACTCATATCCCCTAGATCCATCAGAGCGCGATATACATAGGTGTCGATCACGTCAGTTGTTGGATATAACGCCACGTTTCGCCCAATCAACGCATAGATCATGCCGAAATCGCCGTAAAAAATACCACCCATGGCCAAGAGCAACATCAGAATGATCGTAGGCTTCACTAATGGCAACGTGATATAACGGATTTTGTGCCAACGGCTCGCCCCATCAATGGAAGCGGATTCATAGATATCCGGATTGATTCCCGTAATGGTAGCTAGATATACGATGGAACCAAAGCCTGCTCCCTGCCATATTTTCATGATCACGAGAATCCAGGGCCAGTATCCCGGCTCGTTATAGAAGGAGATCGGTTCAACTCCAAACAGACCAAGCATCTGATTGATCATCCCTGTG
This genomic interval carries:
- a CDS encoding ABC transporter permease: MKSNVSLQTGNLVRGEKTGFLAEMKKNYLLYLLALPGIAVIFIFSYLPMGGIVIAFQDFNPIKGITGSEFVGLKNFSFFIESTDTLKVIANTLFLNTMFILCGTLGSVAIAIMFSELGGKRFKRVTQTLVTLPNFLSWTVIAMFSVSLLSTDTGMINQMLGLFGVEPISFYNEPGYWPWILVIMKIWQGAGFGSIVYLATITGINPDIYESASIDGASRWHKIRYITLPLVKPTIILMLLLAMGGIFYGDFGMIYALIGRNVALYPTTDVIDTYVYRALMDLGDMSMAAAVGFFQSLVGFILVVVVNSLAKKFSPESALF